The Manis javanica isolate MJ-LG chromosome 2, MJ_LKY, whole genome shotgun sequence genome contains a region encoding:
- the LOC108397335 gene encoding olfactory receptor 13D1-like: MGNYSVVTEFFLVGLSQYPELQRFLFVLCLIMYLIILLGNGLLIIISILDSRLHTPMYFFLGNLSFLDICYTSSSIPPMLVIFVSDRKSISFIGCALQMVISLGLGLTECVLLAVMAYDRYVAICNPLRYPIIMNRVLYVHMAAWSWTTGCMVSLLQSIMIIILPFCGNNVIDHITCEILALLKLICSDITINVLIMTVGGIVLLVIPLLLIFISYIFIISSILRISSAEGRKKAFSTCSAHMTVVILFYGSALFMYMKPKSKVTNTSDVIIALSYGVVTPMLNPIIYSLWNNEVKEAVKKVLSRHLHLLKT; encoded by the coding sequence ATGGGGAATTACTCTGTGGTGACTGAATTCTTTCTGGTGGGACTCTCCCAATACCCAGAGCTCCAGCGTTTTCTGTTTGTGCTCTGCCTCATCATGTACCTGATAATCCTCCTGGGAAACGGTCTCCTCATTATCATCAGCATACTGGATTCtcgcctccacacccccatgtacttctttctCGGAAACCTCTCATTCTTGGACATCTGTTACACATCATCATCCATTCCTCCAATGCTTGTTATATTTGTATCTGACAGAAAATCCATCTCGTTCATTGGCTGTGCTCTGCAGATGGTTATCTCTCTTGGATTAGGGCTCACTGAGTGTGTCCTCCTGGCTGTGATGGCCTATGATcggtatgtggccatctgcaacccACTGAGGTACCCCATCATCATGAACAGGGTGCTATATGTGCACATGGCTGCATGGTCTTGGACCACAGGCTGTATGGTGTCCCTACTGCAAAGCATCATGATAATAATACTACCTTTCTGTGGTAATAATGTCATTGATCACATTACCTGTGAGATCTTGGCCCTTCTTAAACTCATCTGCTCAGATATCACCATTAATGTGCTTATCATGACAGTGGGTGGTATTGTTTTACTAGTGATTCCTCTGCTGTTAATTTTCATCTCCTATATTTTCATAATCTCTTCCATCCTTAGAATTAGTTCTgctgagggaagaaaaaaagcctTTTCTACCTGTTCGGCCCACATGACTGTGGTCATCTTATTCTATGGTTCAGCCCTTTTTATGTACATGAAGCCTAAGTCAAAGGTCACAAACACCTCTGATGTGATCATTGCACTGTCTTATGGAGTGGTAACCCCAATGTTAAACCCCATCATCTACAGCCTGTGGAATAACGAGGTGAAAGAAGCTGTGAAGAAAGTTCTGAGCAGACAcctacatttattgaaaacatgA